The Bradyrhizobium sp. B097 genome contains the following window.
GCCGCCGGCGCCGGTGATGATCAGGACATTCTCGCCCTTCGGCGTCGGCAGCACCGGCACGCCGCGGGCGAACTCGAGCAACTGCCGCAGGCTGCGAGCGCGGATCACGCCGGACTGCTTGAACACGTCCTCATAGATCTTGTCGTTGCCGGCAAGCGCGCCGGTGTGCGACGAGGCCGCCTTCGCACCCGCAGAGGTGCGGCCGGCCTTCAGCACGACCACCGGCTTCTTCTTGGAGACGCGCTTGGCGGCCTCCGCGAAGGCCCGGCCGTCCTTCAGGTCCTCGCAATGCTGCGCGATCAAATTGGTGTTGGGATCCTGCTCGAAGAAGGCGAGCAGATCGTCCTCGTCGATGTCGGACTTGTTGCCGAGGCCGACGATCGCCGACACGCCCATCTTGGCCGAGCGCGAGAAGCCGATGATCGCCATGCCGATGCCGCCGGACTGCGACGACAGCGCCGCGTGGCCCTTGACGTCATAGGCGGTGCAGAACGTGGCGCAGAGATTGGCCGGGGTATAGTAGAAGCCGTAGATGTTCGGCCCCATCAGGCGGATGTTGTACTTCTTGCCGACCTCGACGATCTCGGCCTGCAATTCGGGCGCGCCGGCTTCGGCAAAGCCCGAGGGAATCAGCACCGCACCGGGGATTTTCTTCTCGCCGCACTCGACGAGCGCGCCGGCGACGAATTTCGCCGGGATTGCGAACACCGCCGTGTCGATCACGCCGGGCACGTCCTTGACGCTCTTGTAGGCCTTGTAGCCGAGGATCTCCTCGGCCTTCGGGTGGATCGGATAGATCTCGCCCTTGTAGCCGCCGTTGATGAGGTTCTTCATCACGGAGTTGCCGATCTTGCCGTCCTCGGCGGAGGCGCCGATCACCGCGACGCCCTTCGGCTGCATGATGCGGCTCATCGCCGCGACGATCTCTTCGGTCGGGCGCGGCGCCGGACGCGGCTTGTAGTCGAAGTCGACGACGATGCGGACGTCGGCGGCGATCGCGTTCTTGCTGGTGGCGAACACCGGATTGAGGTCGAGTTCGACGATCTCGGGGAAATCGCTGACCAGCTG
Protein-coding sequences here:
- a CDS encoding acetate--CoA ligase family protein; the encoded protein is MSNSKDAVRKILDAVRADKRTSLTAPEGKVVCDAYGIPVPKEGVAKSAAEAARIASDMGFPVVMKIVSPDILHKTEAGGVVVGVKSAADAEKSYETILANAKKYKADAKIEGIQVQQMLGGGTEVIVGSITDGSFGKLVAFGLGGVLVEILKDITFRLAPATKDDALSMLDGIQAHEMLKGVRGGDPVNREALAEIIVKVSQLVSDFPEIVELDLNPVFATSKNAIAADVRIVVDFDYKPRPAPRPTEEIVAAMSRIMQPKGVAVIGASAEDGKIGNSVMKNLINGGYKGEIYPIHPKAEEILGYKAYKSVKDVPGVIDTAVFAIPAKFVAGALVECGEKKIPGAVLIPSGFAEAGAPELQAEIVEVGKKYNIRLMGPNIYGFYYTPANLCATFCTAYDVKGHAALSSQSGGIGMAIIGFSRSAKMGVSAIVGLGNKSDIDEDDLLAFFEQDPNTNLIAQHCEDLKDGRAFAEAAKRVSKKKPVVVLKAGRTSAGAKAASSHTGALAGNDKIYEDVFKQSGVIRARSLRQLLEFARGVPVLPTPKGENVLIITGAGGSGVLLSDSVVDNGLSLMQMPPDLDAAFRKFIPPFGAAGNPVDITGGEPPITYVNTVKLGLSDERIHALILGYWHTIVTPPMVFARNMVEVKKEMEAKGFVKPIVASLAGDVEVEEAAEYLYQNGIPAYAYSTELPVEVLGAKYKWARGAGLL